Below is a window of Lawsonibacter asaccharolyticus DNA.
TCTGGGTTTTGGGCAGCCTTGGAGGACGGCTATCTGCAGGCAGGGAGGAGTCTGAAAAAGGCGTTCCCACTGCCCAGGCAGGCCCTGGATCTGGTATTCCGAGGGAAGATCCGGTTTGGGCATGCCTATAAGGTCGTTGAAAAGCTCGGAGATAACCTTGGCGTTGAGATGCTCAAATTGGCAGTCGAGATTCTGGGTGATTCGACCAATGATGTCCATGAACTGGCACTGTTTCTGGCCGAGCGCAATACGGTCGAACGGAAGCGTCTCAAGATCTACCTCACTGAGGAGGTTTGCATCTACCAGGGTATCGAAGAGCCGAAAGCGGCCTGGCACCTGCTGAGGGACTACATCAATATGTCTGAGGATATGGATGTCCCATACAACCTGTTGCCCCAAGTCCCTGAAGCTGCGCCACGACCTGGCGGCCCGCAATCACAAGCTGGTTCTGGAAGAAATCGAGCGGAAAAAGTTTAAGGAGAAAGCGTCTGCGGAAAACTACGCCTGCCTGGAATGGACCTCCAAGGACGGCAAATGGGCCGTGCTGGTACCCAAGGACGCCGGCGACCTTGTTAAGGAAGGCGCTGAACTCAGCCATTGTGTGGGCAGCTACGCAAAATATGTCATTGATGGCAGCATGCGTATCTGCTTCCTGCGGAAAGCCGAAAGCCCTGATAAATCGTTGCTGACGCTCACCGTAAATCAGGATGATTGTTGCACAACTTACCTAGGCTTCGACAACCGCGATGCAGCCGCAGAAGAGGTCTTTGCTTTGCGCGAGTGGACCAAGGCCCGCCTGACCCTCTGGGAAAATTGAATGTGAACTACCACACGACTAAAGTCGCGGGCTTCGGGAGGCGGGAGGGACGAATGTCCCGACCGGCTCCCTCTATTTTCCTGTTTAACCGGTCTTATAGGACGATGCCGACCGTCCATGCCGTAGTAGTACAGGCTAACCCCGGTGTCCCTACCCGGTTTTGTGGATAGCTCTCTATTGTTTGATGGGGGCTACGCTATCGGCAGCGGCACCAGCAAGTCATAGAGCATGCCGAGCCCCTTCTCCAGGATATTTTCGGCTGCGTTGGGATCCCGCAGGATCACCTCTCCGCAGTGCGGACAAACCCACACACGGTCGCTCAGCTGCAGCTCGCGGTTTATATATCCGCAGTGGTTGCATGTCTTGCTGGAGGGGAACCACCTGTCGACCACGACAAAGTATTTGCCCTGCCTCTCCAGTTTGTACTGGAGGAACACCCTGAACATGCCGAAGCCATTGTCCATGGTGGACTTCCCCAGGTTGAGCGACCGGGACATCGCCTCAGATCAATATCTTCCACGCACACTGCGTCGTAGGAATTGGCTATCTTCCTACTCAGCTTGTGGCAAAAGTCCTTGCGCTGATTGGCGATCTTCCGGTGGAGTTTGTCGACCTTAATTTTTTGCTTGGCGTAGTTGTTGGAGCCCTTTGTCATTTTGGACAGCCGGCGTTGCTCGCGGGCCAGCTTTGCCTCCATAGTCCGGTAGAAATGCGGGACCCCGGCGTTTGCCATCGCTGTCCACATAGAAATCAGGGCTGCTGTAGTCCAACCCGATGGCCCGGCCCTTGTTGGGCATCGGTATATAGGGTGTCGGCTCCTGCTCATAGGCAAAGAGCACGGAGACAAAACTGCCCGGAGTTGTTCATGGAGACGGTGGCGCTCTTGATCACCCAGTCCTCGGCGGCACCCGGTGGATGACGGCATCCACCAGGCCAGCTTGGGCAACTTGACCTTGCCGCGGACTGTGCCCTTCTTTCAGGAGGGATGACCTTGATATTGCCATTGGTCCAGTTTGTGGTATAGGACTGCTTGCTATCCTTGCGGGACTTGAATCGCGGATGCTTGGCCCGGCCCTCAAAGAAATTCTTGTATCCGGCAGCAACATGGTAGACTGCGTTTGTCAGAGCGAACTTGTCCACTTCCTTGAGATGGGGCGTCCTCTTTCATCACACGATTAACATGGTTGTTGAGATCCATCTTGGACATAGAGCCCATCTTGGCTGCATACAGGCCTCTTGAAGTTCGATGGCCGCGTTGAATACCTTCCGGACACAGCCAAAGGTCTGGAGGAGCTGAGTCATCTGCTCCGGAGGGGTGGATACGGTACTTTATAGCTCTGTTCACGGTGGGCATGATCACCCCTCCTTTCGCTCTACATATATATTATATGCGTATGTCACTTACAATATTTGGGCTTGTGACTTTCTCCGGAGAAAGTCATGTGGTAGGAGAGGCGTCCCATCAAGCCTTTTGGTTGCTGAGGCAAACAATCCACCTGCAGATGGACATGGTCGGGTATGCCCTCCATTGTAAAAGTCAAGTAGGAGTGCGCCTAACTCACGACTGAAGTCACGAGAATGCGGCGCGCCCAACTTTCAATGCCAGGCAAAAATGCCCCTGTCTTCTTTGGGATGGGGGCATCGCTTTCTCTGTCCCACATGACGGTGCGTCTTTGTTAAGAAAGAAATGTGGCTGAACTGGGTTTTGTTTGCCGGAACTGGGGCCTGTGCCGGCTCCCGATGCAGCTTCCCCTCGGGAAGCTGGGTGGGGAGCCTATGTGTGGTTCGTGAGGGTCCTCTTTTGTCGGGCCGGCAAGCTGGCTGTTGATGACAACAATTTGCTTCCATCGTGCTGACCGTCGCACCGTTTGAACAAGCGGGCTGCGCCAGAATGGGATTCGCAAAATCTGCATAGGATAGTCCAGATACCCAATTCTGGCGCAATCTAAACTTTGAGGAGCAAAATTCAAGGAAGGAGCGTGAGCGATGAGCAAACGCAATCCGAAGTCCGGAAAGCAGAACTCTGGGAAACAGTCTTCCCGCGGCAGTCCGAAAATGAAGTATGGTGACCGCAAGAAAAAGCTGAACAAGGGCGATTGCCGCTATTTCAATATGGGGCAGTGTTCTTTTCATGGAAAGTGCTTTGACTGCAAGGAGTACTTGCACCAAGCCAGCTACCGTCGCAAGTCTAAGCGCGGCGAGAACTGGCGGCATATCATGTGACACAAACAAGAGAGGATAACAAAATTTCAGGAGGTAGTATTATGTCGATGAACATCTATCCCTTTCAGGAACCCGCGGCCTTTGCACTTTGTGGTGAGGCTGCCAAGCTCATCTGGGAACAGGTTCGGACGAAGCCGACGAGTTCACCACTGATGGTCTCAGTGATTTGTGGTGCAATCTGTTCGACGCCTGCTGGTCCAACAGCTTCTCTGGCGAGATCGAGTCTCTGTTTCCGGAACTGACAAGGAATCCCATGGAGCAGAGTTTCGATGACGAGAAACTCGCTATCATCCCCTGCGACAGGGAACCCGAACTCTTTGAGGCGGCTTATGCCAACAAAGAGAGCTTCTGGAGGAATTCAAGGAGAAAACTGGCGAATGCCGGTATTGAGATGCCGGAAAACTTCGACTGGTGGCGCTATATCGTCAAGGTTTCTGGCACCGATTTTAGTTGATAGGAGGGAAATAAAATGTTGAAGAATAACTATCCGTACGCCGTCATTGTCCGCTAC
It encodes the following:
- a CDS encoding transposase, translated to MLFAYEQEPTPYIPMPNKGRAIGLDYSSPDFYVDSDGKRRGPAFLPDYGGKAGPRATPAVQNDKGLQQLRQAKN
- a CDS encoding transposase — encoded protein: MDKFALTNAVYHVAAGYKNFFEGRAKHPRFKSRKDSKQSYTTNWTNGNIKVIPPERRAQSAARSSCPSWPGGCRHPPGAAEDWVIKSATVSMNNSGQFCLRALCL
- a CDS encoding GBF71407.1; protein product: MWCNLFDACWSNSFSGEIESLFPELTRNPMEQSFDDEKLAIIPCDREPELFEAAYANKESFWRNSRRKLANAGIEMPENFDWWRYIVKVSGTDFS